A window of the Bradyrhizobium diazoefficiens genome harbors these coding sequences:
- a CDS encoding HesA/MoeB/ThiF family protein, with product MLPAKQADELRAHLFPGDGLEAAALLLCAATGQRRQKWLGREVICVPHEHCTRRPDFITWPGEYVETAIDRASVCGDAVIAVHAHPGGLFTFSNADDESDRVLMSSIRHGTDQAAGSAIMIASGAMRARVYEDNHATPVDLVMKAGVDIETWWSDGATASGPMKPPMAFTGDMRASLGRLSVCIIGVSGTGSIVAEQLARLGVGEIILIDFDKIEERNLNRILNATLADVGSLKVEMFADAIRRYRSDGEIISVPRSVATREAVLAACEADILFSCVDSAEGRHIADRLAAYFAMPLFDVGVAIPTEPMPDGRRRVAEVYGRVDYVYPGGSSLMDRGVYDAALLEAEYLARMAPHALARKIADGYLRGMAEEAPGVITLNMRAASACVVELIARLFPFGGFANETRARTIFMLAEGDEDVFSESQFQNRHCFPVSEGAAEPLLGVPALALQRRVA from the coding sequence GTGCTGCCTGCGAAGCAGGCGGACGAACTTCGGGCGCATCTCTTTCCCGGCGACGGTCTCGAAGCCGCCGCGCTCTTGCTCTGCGCGGCGACGGGCCAACGTCGCCAAAAATGGCTCGGACGCGAAGTAATTTGCGTTCCTCACGAGCACTGCACGCGCCGGCCCGACTTCATCACTTGGCCCGGCGAATATGTGGAGACCGCGATCGACCGGGCGTCGGTATGCGGCGACGCCGTGATCGCCGTCCATGCACATCCGGGTGGGCTCTTTACCTTCTCGAATGCCGACGACGAAAGCGACCGCGTTCTTATGAGCTCCATCCGGCACGGCACCGATCAGGCGGCGGGCTCAGCGATCATGATCGCGAGCGGGGCGATGCGGGCGCGTGTCTATGAGGACAACCACGCCACGCCGGTCGACCTCGTGATGAAAGCTGGAGTGGACATCGAAACCTGGTGGAGCGACGGAGCGACGGCCTCAGGCCCGATGAAACCTCCGATGGCATTCACCGGCGACATGCGGGCGTCGCTCGGCCGTCTTAGCGTTTGTATAATTGGCGTGTCGGGGACCGGATCGATCGTTGCGGAACAGCTAGCCCGCCTCGGAGTCGGCGAAATCATTCTCATCGATTTCGACAAGATCGAGGAGCGCAACCTCAACCGCATCCTGAACGCGACGCTCGCCGACGTCGGATCTCTGAAGGTCGAGATGTTCGCCGACGCCATCCGGCGCTATCGGTCCGATGGCGAGATAATCAGCGTGCCGCGTTCCGTCGCTACGCGCGAGGCGGTTCTGGCGGCATGCGAGGCCGACATCCTCTTCTCCTGCGTCGACTCAGCGGAAGGCCGCCATATCGCCGACCGGCTAGCCGCCTATTTCGCGATGCCATTGTTCGACGTCGGCGTTGCGATCCCGACCGAACCTATGCCGGACGGCAGACGCCGCGTTGCCGAGGTCTACGGTCGGGTGGATTACGTCTATCCGGGCGGCTCAAGCCTAATGGATCGCGGCGTTTACGACGCGGCGCTTCTCGAAGCGGAGTATCTCGCGCGGATGGCGCCCCATGCGCTCGCCAGGAAGATCGCCGACGGCTATTTGCGCGGGATGGCGGAGGAGGCGCCGGGGGTCATCACACTCAACATGCGCGCGGCCTCGGCCTGTGTCGTCGAATTGATCGCGCGGCTGTTTCCCTTTGGCGGGTTCGCGAACGAAACGCGGGCTCGCACCATCTTCATGCTCGCCGAGGGCGACGAGGACGTTTTTTCCGAAAGCCAGTTCCAAAATCGGCACTGCTTTCCGGTGTCCGAAGGCGCGGCCGAGCCACTCCTCGGAGTGCCAGCGCTGGCGTTGCAGCGGAGGGTCGCATGA
- a CDS encoding helix-turn-helix transcriptional regulator yields MRYDGTRNILELARALASSAEGLTLDEMCQVTGCERRTVERMRDTIRTVFPQMEEIPDHPTKRFHIPKGLDGFFQDPTTEELSDLGVVVAELSESGATARATSLAGLEKKIRAAMRHGRRRATETDVEALLRAERIAVQAGPRPTENPAVLMILRRALLEMKRLRFIYHGGSKPGASRDVVPYGIIFGRMNYLIGADAGATKPKHWRLDRIERLECLDEAATPPAEFDLAAFGNTSFAYFEGEQEDVVLHVLPGGMEDFKNHRFHASQTVEAHPEGGVIVRFRASGMLELAWHLFTWGNKIEIVEPVSLRQQITTELRAALAHHEEPLRFTYVLDSKKAS; encoded by the coding sequence ATGCGCTACGACGGGACACGGAACATCCTGGAATTGGCGCGCGCCCTGGCGAGCAGCGCCGAGGGCCTGACGCTGGACGAGATGTGCCAGGTGACGGGATGCGAGCGCCGCACCGTTGAGCGCATGCGGGACACCATCCGCACGGTGTTCCCGCAAATGGAAGAAATCCCGGATCACCCGACGAAGCGTTTCCATATCCCGAAGGGGCTCGATGGCTTCTTTCAGGACCCGACGACGGAAGAGTTGAGCGACCTTGGCGTCGTTGTAGCCGAGCTAAGCGAATCCGGCGCGACCGCGCGCGCTACGTCGCTCGCCGGGCTTGAGAAGAAAATCCGTGCGGCGATGCGGCACGGGCGCCGCCGCGCCACAGAGACCGACGTTGAGGCTTTGCTGCGCGCCGAACGCATCGCGGTACAGGCGGGACCACGGCCGACGGAGAACCCGGCCGTCCTTATGATACTTCGCCGTGCGCTCCTGGAGATGAAACGGTTGCGCTTCATCTATCACGGTGGCTCAAAGCCGGGAGCTTCGCGCGACGTCGTGCCTTACGGCATCATTTTTGGCCGCATGAATTACCTGATCGGCGCGGATGCCGGCGCGACCAAGCCGAAGCACTGGCGGCTCGACCGGATCGAACGGCTCGAATGCCTCGACGAGGCTGCGACGCCTCCGGCGGAATTCGACCTTGCGGCGTTCGGCAACACGTCCTTCGCCTATTTCGAGGGCGAGCAGGAAGACGTCGTCTTGCACGTCCTCCCCGGCGGCATGGAAGATTTCAAGAACCACCGCTTTCATGCGAGCCAGACCGTCGAAGCGCATCCCGAAGGCGGCGTCATCGTGCGTTTCCGCGCGAGCGGCATGCTAGAGTTGGCGTGGCATCTCTTCACCTGGGGCAACAAGATCGAGATCGTCGAGCCGGTCTCGTTACGCCAGCAGATCACCACCGAATTGCGCGCCGCGCTGGCGCATCACGAAGAACCTTTGCGTTTCACCTACGTCCTTGACTCGAAAAAAGCATCCTAG
- a CDS encoding TM0106 family RecB-like putative nuclease translates to MHPLSASRLNDYLGCPHQAALWLAGIKPAEDADATLQLIRDKGFEHEAAVLARLEGLFGPAERIPSRGSLADRTRLTREAIARGAKLIYQAALTKDAWLGYPDFLVRNGDPGATTFEPEDAKLSRSAKGEYVLQLGIYAELLEELFGIPVQGGVIHVAAGEPEPFDLRRTRFILRRLMRSFERFAADEKRATKPQPCAACAQCDYKARCESEWREADSPFFVAGVSGAQVAKLGAAGVTTLAQLAALPTSAKVDGMSAETLTKLSAQARLQGAARTSGQHNFELLPYARGRGFAMLPAPDDGDLYFDMEGDPLAGEGLEYLFGVYGRLNGEREPTFRPIWAHNPAEEKLAFENLMRLLLEQMRHHPNSHIYHYAAYETTALKRLAMRYATMEAELDQLLRERRFVDLYRVVVQALRASTESYSIKDLEALYWRERSGEVRTASDSIVQYERWCLTKDNAILDSIAAYNKDDCVSTAQLHAWLEKLRPAGVNLEIVDDTAGEKREQSAERAQLEARKQALAAAVRASPHGDAGVRDLIAELLWFHQRSQKPGWWALFERQAWSEDELVDDAESLGGLQRDTSAAPVPVKRSFDTAFVFPPQDTKLKVGDTPRVAETLGNAGTIVDISAEDGRVVLRRGAKAPAMPERFSLVPAPINLQGVPDAVQAFAGRFSSGANQIDQALLDMLMRRAPRLRGRTAGLPIRAADEPMTEAVIRAVTDLDHSYLFIQGPPGTGKTYTAAQTIVALLRAGKRVGVSSNSHKAINKLLAEVDARAAEAHFRFSGAKKGNDGKPETEYDSPNIVTVINSEDVTRQHRLVGGTVFHFCRDDQRATYDYLFVDEAGQVSLGNIVAMGAAAANVVLVGDQMQLPQPVQGVHPGETGLSSLEYLLADRATVPEDRGILLNESRRLHPDLCKFISEAIYDGRLDAHPSTAARYLRLHDGAHSALRPAGLSFVPIAHDGCTQSSRAEAEAIAQLVQDLLTQEVVRDGRASPLRLEDILIVAPYNLQVNLMKQLLPPGAQVGTVDKFQGQEAAIVIVSMTTSKGVEAPRGTEFLFNPNRFNVAVSRAQCLAVVIHGGRLLEGAWTKIDDLRRLNLFAHAESVALHRP, encoded by the coding sequence ATGCATCCGCTTTCCGCCTCACGCCTCAATGATTATCTCGGCTGTCCGCATCAGGCCGCCCTCTGGCTTGCCGGCATCAAGCCAGCCGAGGACGCAGATGCGACCCTGCAACTCATTCGCGACAAAGGATTCGAACATGAGGCCGCCGTGCTGGCGCGGCTTGAAGGGCTTTTTGGTCCCGCCGAGCGCATCCCTTCGCGCGGCAGTCTCGCCGACCGGACCCGCCTGACGCGGGAAGCCATCGCGCGCGGCGCGAAACTGATCTATCAGGCCGCACTGACCAAGGATGCGTGGCTCGGCTATCCCGATTTTCTGGTGCGCAACGGTGACCCCGGCGCGACCACCTTCGAGCCCGAGGACGCGAAGCTTTCGCGGTCGGCCAAAGGCGAATACGTGCTGCAACTCGGAATCTATGCCGAATTGCTGGAAGAGCTTTTCGGCATCCCCGTGCAAGGTGGCGTGATCCACGTCGCGGCCGGCGAACCGGAGCCTTTCGATCTGCGGCGCACGCGATTTATTCTCCGGCGGCTGATGCGCAGCTTCGAACGCTTCGCCGCCGACGAGAAACGCGCCACTAAACCGCAACCGTGCGCTGCCTGCGCGCAATGTGACTACAAGGCGCGCTGCGAGTCCGAGTGGCGCGAGGCCGACAGCCCGTTCTTCGTGGCAGGCGTCAGCGGGGCTCAGGTCGCCAAGCTCGGGGCGGCCGGCGTTACCACGCTCGCGCAATTGGCGGCGTTGCCCACGAGCGCCAAAGTTGATGGCATGAGCGCGGAAACGCTGACGAAATTGTCGGCGCAGGCCCGACTTCAAGGCGCTGCCCGGACGAGCGGCCAACACAATTTCGAACTCTTGCCCTACGCCCGGGGGCGCGGCTTCGCGATGCTCCCGGCTCCCGACGACGGCGATCTCTATTTTGACATGGAGGGCGATCCTCTCGCAGGCGAAGGGCTTGAATATCTCTTCGGCGTCTACGGCCGTTTGAACGGCGAACGCGAGCCGACTTTCCGGCCGATCTGGGCGCATAATCCCGCCGAGGAGAAGCTGGCGTTTGAAAATCTGATGCGCCTCTTGCTCGAACAAATGCGGCACCATCCCAACTCGCACATCTATCACTACGCCGCCTACGAGACGACCGCCCTCAAGCGGCTCGCCATGCGTTACGCAACGATGGAGGCAGAGCTTGATCAGCTCCTGCGCGAACGCCGTTTCGTCGATCTCTATCGGGTCGTGGTGCAGGCGTTACGCGCATCGACCGAGAGCTACTCGATCAAAGACCTGGAGGCCCTTTATTGGCGCGAGCGCAGCGGCGAGGTCCGCACTGCGTCCGATAGCATAGTCCAATATGAGCGCTGGTGCCTCACGAAGGACAACGCCATCCTCGATTCAATTGCCGCCTACAACAAGGACGATTGCGTTTCGACGGCGCAGCTGCATGCCTGGCTTGAGAAGCTGCGCCCGGCCGGCGTCAATCTTGAGATTGTCGACGATACGGCCGGCGAGAAGCGCGAGCAGTCGGCGGAGCGCGCCCAGCTTGAAGCCCGCAAGCAAGCTCTCGCAGCCGCCGTTCGGGCCTCTCCGCACGGCGATGCGGGCGTGCGCGACCTTATTGCCGAGCTGTTGTGGTTCCACCAGCGGTCGCAGAAGCCCGGCTGGTGGGCGCTGTTCGAACGGCAGGCCTGGTCCGAGGACGAACTCGTCGACGACGCTGAAAGCCTCGGCGGGCTTCAACGTGACACCTCGGCGGCGCCGGTGCCGGTCAAGCGGTCATTCGACACGGCGTTCGTCTTTCCGCCGCAGGACACCAAGCTCAAGGTTGGCGACACGCCACGTGTTGCCGAAACTCTCGGCAACGCCGGCACCATCGTTGACATTTCCGCGGAGGATGGCCGCGTCGTGCTTCGCCGTGGCGCCAAAGCTCCGGCCATGCCGGAGCGTTTCAGCCTCGTTCCCGCGCCGATCAATCTGCAGGGCGTCCCGGATGCCGTGCAGGCGTTTGCCGGTCGCTTCTCCAGCGGGGCAAACCAGATCGATCAGGCGTTACTCGATATGCTGATGCGCCGCGCGCCGCGTCTAAGGGGCCGGACGGCCGGATTGCCGATCCGCGCCGCGGACGAGCCTATGACCGAGGCCGTGATCCGTGCCGTTACCGACCTCGACCATAGCTATCTCTTCATCCAAGGGCCGCCCGGAACGGGCAAGACCTATACGGCCGCGCAGACGATCGTCGCGTTGCTCCGGGCTGGCAAGCGCGTCGGCGTTTCGTCGAATTCACATAAGGCGATCAATAAGCTGCTTGCGGAGGTTGACGCGCGCGCCGCCGAGGCACACTTCCGTTTCAGCGGCGCCAAGAAGGGCAATGACGGCAAACCCGAGACGGAATACGACAGCCCCAATATCGTCACGGTCATCAATTCGGAGGACGTGACGCGGCAGCACCGCCTTGTCGGCGGGACGGTGTTTCATTTCTGCCGCGACGATCAGCGTGCAACGTATGACTATTTGTTTGTCGATGAGGCAGGACAGGTATCGCTCGGCAATATTGTGGCGATGGGAGCCGCCGCAGCCAACGTCGTGCTGGTCGGCGATCAGATGCAGCTTCCCCAGCCCGTACAGGGCGTGCATCCGGGCGAAACAGGCCTCTCAAGCCTTGAGTACCTTCTGGCGGACCGGGCAACCGTGCCGGAGGATCGCGGCATCCTTTTGAACGAGAGCCGCCGCCTGCATCCGGATCTTTGCAAGTTCATCTCCGAGGCGATCTATGACGGGCGCCTCGACGCGCACCCATCGACGGCAGCGAGGTATCTGCGGCTGCACGATGGAGCGCACAGCGCGCTTCGGCCGGCGGGACTTTCTTTCGTTCCAATTGCGCATGACGGTTGCACGCAGTCGAGCCGTGCCGAAGCCGAAGCGATTGCGCAGCTTGTTCAAGACTTGCTGACCCAGGAAGTCGTTCGGGATGGCAGGGCATCGCCGCTTAGGCTTGAGGATATTCTGATTGTCGCCCCCTATAATCTGCAAGTGAACCTGATGAAGCAGCTATTGCCACCGGGTGCCCAGGTCGGCACGGTCGACAAGTTTCAGGGGCAGGAGGCCGCCATTGTAATCGTCTCGATGACCACATCGAAAGGCGTCGAGGCGCCGCGCGGCACCGAATTTCTATTCAATCCCAACCGCTTCAACGTGGCCGTCAGCCGCGCGCAATGTCTCGCCGTCGTTATTCATGGCGGCCGCCTACTTGAAGGCGCGTGGACGAAGATCGACGACCTTCGCCGCCTGAATCTGTTTGCCCACGCCGAGTCCGTCGCGCTGCACCGGCCCTGA
- a CDS encoding E2/UBC family protein, which yields MSHENDPHSHGEGEEPNRHPHEGSHGDHYHGEHEHHHPHHEVWKLNVQGVIIEPRKPEIVVREAIQRAGFNPDTPWIIVLKVAGEPKREVDLSFVIDLRHKGIEKLRLTPRQINNGEMCGQRRVAFAMVPQDEALLDRLGFEWETLVDAGRRWLIIRNYPLPPGYQVATATIGIEVPVSYPGAQLDMFYCHPPLALSSGAAIPQTQQIETVIGLTFQRWSRHRQWDPARDTLATHLTLVDESLHREVGQ from the coding sequence ATGAGCCACGAAAACGATCCCCATTCGCACGGCGAAGGTGAAGAGCCGAATCGCCACCCTCACGAGGGGAGCCATGGCGATCATTACCATGGCGAGCACGAGCATCATCATCCGCATCACGAGGTGTGGAAGCTCAATGTTCAAGGCGTCATCATCGAGCCGCGGAAGCCCGAGATTGTCGTCCGGGAAGCGATCCAGCGAGCCGGCTTCAATCCTGATACGCCGTGGATTATCGTGCTCAAGGTGGCGGGCGAGCCGAAGCGGGAGGTGGATCTCTCCTTTGTTATCGACCTGCGCCACAAGGGCATCGAGAAACTCCGCCTTACCCCGCGGCAGATCAACAACGGCGAGATGTGTGGTCAGCGTCGCGTTGCTTTCGCGATGGTGCCGCAGGATGAGGCGCTCCTCGATCGCCTCGGCTTCGAGTGGGAAACCCTGGTCGATGCCGGCCGCCGCTGGCTGATCATCCGCAACTATCCGCTTCCGCCGGGGTATCAGGTTGCGACGGCCACCATCGGCATCGAGGTGCCGGTCAGCTACCCTGGCGCCCAGCTCGACATGTTTTACTGCCATCCGCCGCTCGCGCTTTCCTCGGGCGCGGCGATCCCGCAGACCCAGCAGATCGAGACGGTCATCGGCTTGACGTTTCAGCGTTGGTCGCGCCACCGCCAGTGGGACCCGGCGCGCGACACGCTGGCGACGCACCTCACTCTCGTCGATGAATCTTTGCACCGTGAGGTTGGGCAATGA